Genomic window (Tripterygium wilfordii isolate XIE 37 chromosome 11, ASM1340144v1, whole genome shotgun sequence):
AGATACTTAGCCGTCTGTTGCTGTCAGCAGTAGCTAGTAATGAAACACATACTCATTAACGATTCAAATGACCACAATCACCTACCACGTCTCTGAACGATAAGAACACAGAAAGAGCAACAAAAAGTAGCCTCTCAGAGCCTCAGATATCAGATACCATGGCATGATTTTGTGCTATTGGGGCAATTTACAATCATGATGCAACAATCACCAGACACATGTACTTAATTCTTTTAGCCagaaagaaaatggaaacaaaaagGATCAACACTAGTTGCATCCCATTTTtaattaagtacaccccaatctaaatctaaataaaCCCTAGTAAAAAACATAACGATATACAATACGAGATACTACTACATGTATGTAAGTATTAGTTGTTTGGGGAATAACTAAGATGTCGTAAGCATTTGCACAAATCTATCCAGACTAACTACAACAGTCTAAACTTTAAATTCAACTGAGCAAGGAACAACATATCCTAAACCTTCAATGCATAGCAAATGtaacaaataaagaaaacatgAATGACAACCCATAAATGtaacaaataaagaaaacgTAATTGAAATTGAGGAggaaaaaaccaaagaaacacgaaagcaaaatcaaacacaacaaGAAAAAAGGGTCACGAGACAGAATAAAAAGTCCTTTCAACCCTAGCTTTTTTACTCCTTGGTTGGAAAACAAGTTCATCTTGATTTTGTAAAACAATAGTAGACGTACTAGGTTCAGAAGAAACCTCATTTTGTTTAACTTGACTACCCCATCATGTAcagatttaaaaagaaattttctTCATCAAATATGGCAACTAGACTCCAATttcttttgtaaaaaaaaatataatttcaaaaccAAAAACGATAATCAAGTTCTATAAAGTTTATCTTAAGTCTATTACAAAGAATTAAGCTTATTCACTCCAGATAAATTTTGACATCAATCCCATTGTCAATGAGAGACTGAACCACTGCTCTGATCTTTCCTTCAAACTTGTCCCTATCCCTAGGGGTATAAGAAGCAGTGTAAACATCAGCTTCTCTTGCCCGTTCAGAGAGGATCCGGCCAACCGCTATACAAGCTGGTATATCAGACCGGGACTTGAGTGCTGCTTTAACGTCTTTAGAGTTGGTACCAGCGACCGCAACCTGCTTACATGTTACTCTATGGGTAAGTGAAGCCGAAACAAAGCGCTTCGAGATGAAAACATCGAGTGTAAATGGTTCCATGAAGGCTACGGTTCGTTGTTTGAAAGAGATATGTTTGGTGGGATTCTTGGACTTTTTACCCTTCTGGTATGTGTATGGTCGGCTGTTGTCATCATCTACAAAATCCTCTATCCCAAAAAAGCTTCTTGGAGAATAGTGAACCTAAAAGGAAGCATACTTATGATAAGGATGAAAATATTTAAACGTCATCGGTTTTCGATATTTTAATTCATGCTATCTAAGCAAttgatatgatgaaaatcaCAACTCAGTATGTCAACAGATTCAGAAGCCTTTCATGTCAGATTATCAAGAGAAGAAAGAACTATTGCAGCATTGCTTAGCGAGTTGAATATAGTCTAATTGGGAGAAACAGGGATGTCCGAAGCAAGCAATGCCATTCTACAAATTATAAAGAGACTGCAAGGGTTTTGCATGTTGTTCATTTGCTTATCAAAAGACTGTAATatagaaagtcttaacttaaaagttaaaaccagAAAAAATGAGATCTTGATCATGGTTTCAGGTTTTCTTCATAAATGGTGTCATTATATAAATCACATCTCATCATTCACCATATCCCACAATCTCTCCCCTTCACGTACTGTTTCAGCCCTTCAACCTCGCAAGACCTCCCTTTTGCTCAACTCCTTGTATTTTTTTCGGACTGGAACTCTTTCTCTTCTCAATCCCTAATTCTTGATACTTTCTCTACTCTTTCCCATTGCTACTATCTCCCAGTTCACCAATATCAGCAAACACCAACCTCTCATATTCACCAgcagcctatatatatataatacatataactGTCTAAGAGTCGTATCAGTCTGGAAAAGAGATAACTCCACAATTGAGATAACTCCACTATTTTCCGAAAACTCATATAACTCCACAATTTGGGAGCTAAGCCAAAGGTTTTGCACCATTAGTATTAAAACAAATCCATCAACAAAAATTGAGATTGGCAAAGCTGAATTTGCTTGATTTTGTGAAACAAATTAATCATCTCTGTTAAACTCTTTCAACATATAAAAAGAAGTACAGGTGAACTCAAACATCCACAAAAGCATATAAATACATGTCTACACAGTTAAATTTCAAATTCCAATACGACATTGTCTGACAGTTAAATATTTAGTTTAAGGTTTATAGTTTTTCCCAGATGTAAACAGTCAGAATCATTGGATAATGCAAGCAATTGAAAAAATGCAATTGGCAGAGGAACGGGTTCATCTTAGTTACCTTTCCATTGTGGAAACAAGCATTGGGCACCAACAGGAATGTTCTAAGCCTATCTCGTCCATGCGTAAGAACCCCTTTGTTCCACACCTTGCCAACTGCATGCCTCAACATAATCTCAACAAATACAGAAACTCGCCCCAAACCTTCTTCTGCTAGTTTTAAACAACGGAAAAAAACTGTTAGAACCAATCAGGATATGCGCCCAACGAGAAAAATATGGTATTTCATAGAAAGATATACTGACACAAATCTTAGAACAAACTCTTCACATTGATGTGGAGGAAAGGCTGCATACATATTTCCATTCCCCAACCCTAAGTCCACAGTTGGATTGTAGgcgcatgggagttgtttagcTTTTACATTACTACTACCTTCCTTTCCTAAGACATTATCATTTAAATTACCCAAAACTCAGACAGACAAATTGTGGACAATTTACGCCATTCACATATGGGCCAGAAAGAAAGTTTCTCTTGACAATATAAAGCATCCAAAAGATCTTTCCGTCCAATTTCAACATCAACAAATTTCACACCAATTGACGGATTATTAACAACTAAATGCTATTACGTGGAAATTTCTATCCATTTTACTTCTAGagtgagtattttttttttcagtggtCTATACATCATTCTAAACTGTTAGGTATAAAATAATGCTTTGAGGTTTACTACAGATACAC
Coding sequences:
- the LOC120008981 gene encoding 50S ribosomal protein L18 isoform X2, with the protein product MLRHAVGKVWNKGVLTHGRDRLRTFLLVPNACFHNGKVHYSPRSFFGIEDFVDDDNSRPYTYQKGKKSKNPTKHISFKQRTVAFMEPFTLDVFISKRFVSASLTHRVTCKQVAVAGTNSKDVKAALKSRSDIPACIAVGRILSERAREADVYTASYTPRDRDKFEGKIRAVVQSLIDNGIDVKIYLE
- the LOC120008981 gene encoding uncharacterized protein LOC120008981 isoform X1 — protein: MFACCCNRLLRGVQNDRGAGDFDSVLCYSLVLFFAVACSSLCWSYSVFSSLVLEVFLFVTCSSLLVDSEEGLGRVSVFVEIMLRHAVGKVWNKGVLTHGRDRLRTFLLVPNACFHNGKVHYSPRSFFGIEDFVDDDNSRPYTYQKGKKSKNPTKHISFKQRTVAFMEPFTLDVFISKRFVSASLTHRVTCKQVAVAGTNSKDVKAALKSRSDIPACIAVGRILSERAREADVYTASYTPRDRDKFEGKIRAVVQSLIDNGIDVKIYLE